In one Oreochromis aureus strain Israel breed Guangdong linkage group 2, ZZ_aureus, whole genome shotgun sequence genomic region, the following are encoded:
- the LOC120432827 gene encoding hepatocyte cell adhesion molecule-like isoform X1 translates to MASWLGLLLMMCGVSHGVETYCDGRQNGTQCYGALGGTVNIQLMSQILEIPRYQLFRNSVKIRDVKNNTVLPNVTEHRLLFVRSNVTFRINNLNKNDSGNYTLQFFCSDGTLSGLWTLRLFIQAPVSSVLLVSECLSQGEMRVSCSSEGGDSPQYSWTLDGRTLTDAELSVNNETNNITLKQNVSGCLVCSVRNNVSDVSKEQCIATCEADFLPLISGVVSALLILLVVGVALVCVQRKKQKNKSTKKAEKEDQEVMYADVRVMQQQGKPVDEGGEKVLYGQVKFS, encoded by the exons ATGGCATCTTGGCTTGGACTGTTGCTGATGATGTGTGGAGTATCTCATG gTGTGGAAACTTACTGTGATGGCAGACAGAATGGGACCCAATGTTATGGAGCTTTGGGAGGAACTGTGAACATCCAACTGATGAGCCAAATCTTAGAAATACCCAGATATCAGCTGTTCAGAAATTCAGTAAAAATACGAGATGTCAAAAATAATACAGTTCTTCCTAATGTCACAGAACATAGGCTGCTCTTTGTTCGCAGTAATGTAACATTTAGGATCAATAATCTCAACAAGAATGACAGTGGTAATTATACCCTTCAATTCTTTTGTTCAGATGGAACATTATCAGGTCTGTGGACTCTACGGTTGTTTATTCAAG ctCCTGTGTCCTCTGTCCTGCTGGTCTCTGAGTGTCTGTCCCAGGGAGAGATGAGGGTGTCCTGCTCCTCTGAGGGAGGGGACAGTCCTCAGTACAGCTGGACTCTGGATGGACGCACACTGACAGATGCTGAGCTTTCTGTAAATAATGAAACTAACAACATCACTCTGAAACAGAACGTCTCAGGATGTCTGGTCTGCTCAGTCAGGAACAACGTCAGTGATGTCTCCAAAGAACAGTGTATAGCTACCTGTG AAGCAGATTTTTTGCCACTGATCAGTGGTGTGGTTTCAGCACTGCTCATTTTATTAGTTGTGGGTGTAGCACTTGTTTGTGttcagaggaaaaaacaaaagaacaaatcaacaaaaaaaG CAGAGAAAGAAGACCAAGAAGTAATGTATGCTGATGTTAGGGTCATGCAGCAGCAGGGCAAGCCAGTGGATGAAGGAGGAGAAAAGGTGTTGTATGGCCAAGTCAAGTTTTCATAG
- the LOC120432827 gene encoding hepatocyte cell adhesion molecule-like isoform X2: MASWLGLLLMMCGVSHGVETYCDGRQNGTQCYGALGGTVNIQLMSQILEIPRYQLFRNSVKIRDVKNNTVLPNVTEHRLLFVRSNVTFRINNLNKNDSGNYTLQFFCSDGTLSGLWTLRLFIQAPVSSVLLVSECLSQGEMRVSCSSEGGDSPQYSWTLDGRTLTDAELSVNNETNNITLKQNVSGCLVCSVRNNVSDVSKEQCIATCEADFLPLISGVVSALLILLVVGVALVCVQRKKQKNKSTKKEKEDQEVMYADVRVMQQQGKPVDEGGEKVLYGQVKFS, translated from the exons ATGGCATCTTGGCTTGGACTGTTGCTGATGATGTGTGGAGTATCTCATG gTGTGGAAACTTACTGTGATGGCAGACAGAATGGGACCCAATGTTATGGAGCTTTGGGAGGAACTGTGAACATCCAACTGATGAGCCAAATCTTAGAAATACCCAGATATCAGCTGTTCAGAAATTCAGTAAAAATACGAGATGTCAAAAATAATACAGTTCTTCCTAATGTCACAGAACATAGGCTGCTCTTTGTTCGCAGTAATGTAACATTTAGGATCAATAATCTCAACAAGAATGACAGTGGTAATTATACCCTTCAATTCTTTTGTTCAGATGGAACATTATCAGGTCTGTGGACTCTACGGTTGTTTATTCAAG ctCCTGTGTCCTCTGTCCTGCTGGTCTCTGAGTGTCTGTCCCAGGGAGAGATGAGGGTGTCCTGCTCCTCTGAGGGAGGGGACAGTCCTCAGTACAGCTGGACTCTGGATGGACGCACACTGACAGATGCTGAGCTTTCTGTAAATAATGAAACTAACAACATCACTCTGAAACAGAACGTCTCAGGATGTCTGGTCTGCTCAGTCAGGAACAACGTCAGTGATGTCTCCAAAGAACAGTGTATAGCTACCTGTG AAGCAGATTTTTTGCCACTGATCAGTGGTGTGGTTTCAGCACTGCTCATTTTATTAGTTGTGGGTGTAGCACTTGTTTGTGttcagaggaaaaaacaaaagaacaaatcaacaaaaaaaG AGAAAGAAGACCAAGAAGTAATGTATGCTGATGTTAGGGTCATGCAGCAGCAGGGCAAGCCAGTGGATGAAGGAGGAGAAAAGGTGTTGTATGGCCAAGTCAAGTTTTCATAG
- the LOC116324102 gene encoding L-rhamnose-binding lectin CSL2-like → MLSSRLSSTLLLAATCVLMTSGFARAGPLAHFPVSTERVITCDSLDNVQRLSCENGVIIVQSVLYGRTDAETCSEGRPAEQLKNTQCSQDGALKVVKSRCDGQKVCEINTNLFRTSDPCYGIYKYVDTTYACFPAIHSVTCEDSLANLQCDEGQVLLIHGADYGRHDATTCSFNRPASQLQNVQCSKQINKVAESCNGKSSCTVKVSGSVFGDPCYGTYKYLEVVYSCHFADES, encoded by the exons ATGCTGTCCTCCAGACTCAGCAGCACACTGT tgcTCGCAGCAACATGTGTACTCATGACTTCAG GCTTTGCTAGAGCTGGTCCTTTAGCCCACTTCCCAGTGTCAACAGAGAGGGTGATCACCTGTGACAGCCTCGACAATGTACAACGCCTGAGCTGTG AGAATGGAGTGATCATTGTGCAGTCAGTTCTGTACGGAAGGACAGATGCAGAAACCTGCAGTGAGGGGAGACCTGCAGAACAGCTTAAAAATACACAATGTTCCCAGGATGGCGCCCTGAAGGTTGTCAAGAGCAG ATGTGATGGTCAGAaggtgtgtgaaataaatacaaACCTCTTCCGTACTTCTGATCCGTGCTACGGCATTTACAAATACGTGGACACCACCTACGCCTGCTTCCCAGCCA TCCACAGTGTGACATGTGAGGATTCTCTGGCAAACCTTCAGTGCG ATGAAGGACAGGTTTTACTTATTCACGGAGCTGATTACGGACGTCATGATGCAACTACATGCTCTTTCAATCGTCCAGCCTCTCAGCTCCAAAATGTCCAATGctcaaagcaaataaacaaagtAGCTGAGAG CTGTAACGGGAAAAGCAGCTGTACTGTCAAAGTGAGTGGCTCTGTGTTTGGAGACCCATGTTATGGCACCTACAAGTACCTGGAGGTGGTTTACAGCTGTCACT ttgcagatgaaagctga